In one Nicotiana tomentosiformis chromosome 6, ASM39032v3, whole genome shotgun sequence genomic region, the following are encoded:
- the LOC138894125 gene encoding uncharacterized protein codes for MNIRGPKLYEDIRTVNGVCCDTFREAAEKRGLLHCDSNLIDCMSEAVSYQILYSLRRLFATLLVHCCPTNPKDLWEKFEDSMSEDFKIFPDLPAKDIRHKVLSHINEILHSMGHNVNEYNLIYEIIQISREAKEAREVHFERTITVYEADILLEKRLNIEQRRAYNVIIGRIFSDRGGAFFIDGPGGTGRIAHSRFKIPIDVDQNFSCNISKQSSLTYLIRDAKLIVWDEVSMVKSKMIKVFDFLLKDIMDSHALFGGKVVVFGVTSRIILTTKNGFVDELNDMLIAKFPFTSKTYVAIDETVERTDQRLCNGTRLTCCDFKTHAVSAKIATSDFKGTHVFIPKIPLISSDDEKVPIPFKRLQFPLRLCFAMTINKVQGQTLDFVGIYLREPVFSHGQLYAALSRAKNSECIRLLIRPPTSDNDDDHSTYNVVYNEVIRKAFS; via the exons ATGAATATAAGAGGTCCAAAATTATATGAAGATATACGAACAGTGAATGGAGTATGCTGTGATACATTTAGAGAGGCCGCAGAGAAAAGAGGATTACTACATTGTGATAGTAATTTGATTGATTGTATGTCAGAGGCGGTGAGCTATCAGATCCTTTACAGTCTAAGACGCCTATTTGCTACACTGTTGGTACATTGTTGTCCTACTAATCCAAAAGACTTATGGGAAAAGTTTGAAGATTCGATGTCAGAAGACTTTAAGATTTTTCCAGATCTTCCCGCGAAAGATATTCGACATAAAGTTTTGAGTCATATTAACGAAATTTTACATTCGATGGGACACAATGTTAATGAGTACAACCTTATTTATGAAATTATACAGATTTCTAGAGAAGCAAAAGAAGCAAGAGAAGTTCACTTTGAAAGAACAATTACTGTTTATGAGGCTGATATATTGTTAGAGAAAAGGCTGAATATTGAACAACGAAGAGCATACAATGTAATTATTGGCAGAATATTTTCAGATAGAGGGGGAGCATTCTTTATTGACGGTCCTGGAGGAACAG GACGAATTGCTCATTCACGTTTTAAAATTCCTATTGATGTTGATCAAAACTTCAGTTGTAACATTAGTAAACAAAGTTCACTAACATATTTAATTCGAGATGCAAAGCTAATCGTATGGGATGAAGTATCAATGGTGAAGAGTAAGATGATTAAAGTCTTTGATTTTCTTTTGAAAGATATTATGGATTCACATGCACTATTTGGTGGGAAAGTAGTTGTGTTTGGAG TAACTTCTCGTATTATTTTAACAACAAAAAATGGCTTTGTTGATGAGTTAAATGATATGCTTATTGCTAAATTTCCGTTTACATCAAAGACATATGTTGCTATTGATGAAACTGTTGAACGTACTGATCAAA GGTTATGTAACGGCACACGATTAACATGCTGTGATTTCAAAACGCATGCTGTAAGTGCTAAAATTGCCACGAGTGATTTTAAGGGTACACATGTATTTATTCCTAAAATACCACTGATATCGTCAGATGATGAAAAAGTCCCTATTCCATTCAAAAGATTACAGTTTCCTTTACGATTATGTTTTGCAATGACTATAAATAAAGTACAAGGTCAAACATTAGATTTTGTTGGTATTTATTTACGTGAGCCTGTTTTTTCGCATGGTCAACTCTACGCTGCATTATCGAGAGCTAAAAATTCAGAGTGTATCAGATTGTTGATTCGACCACCTACATCAGATAATGATGATGACCATTCTACATATAATGTAGTTTACAATGAAGTTATTCGAAAAGCATTTTCATGA